A single genomic interval of Ignavibacteria bacterium harbors:
- a CDS encoding redoxin domain-containing protein codes for MKISEILVTVLLTILISLNSYAKDPGEKVEDFTIVNYDGTQYNLNTALQSGYVVIMFWSTECPYVQPFNDRINNYVNAYNGKGITFWAINSNTTESVERVKQHHEENKYVFPMLKDENSVVADLFEATRTPEVFVLGKDRTILYHGRIDDNSNAEKVSSNDLNNALNELTAGKEVTVKLTKSFGCTIKRKDM; via the coding sequence ATGAAAATATCAGAAATTTTAGTAACAGTATTATTAACCATTTTAATCTCGCTTAATTCTTATGCAAAAGATCCGGGAGAAAAAGTTGAGGATTTTACAATCGTAAATTATGACGGTACACAGTACAATTTGAATACAGCTCTTCAAAGCGGGTATGTAGTTATAATGTTCTGGTCAACAGAGTGCCCTTACGTGCAGCCTTTTAACGACAGAATAAATAATTACGTTAATGCATATAATGGAAAAGGAATAACGTTCTGGGCAATAAACTCAAACACTACGGAAAGCGTTGAAAGGGTAAAACAGCATCACGAAGAGAATAAATATGTGTTCCCGATGCTAAAAGACGAAAATAGCGTTGTTGCTGACCTGTTTGAAGCAACTCGGACACCAGAAGTATTCGTTCTGGGGAAAGATAGAACAATACTTTATCACGGCAGAATTGACGATAATAGCAATGCTGAAAAAGTGTCCTCAAACGACTTAAACAACGCTCTTAATGAACTGACAGCGGGTAAAGAAGTTACTGTCAAATTAACTAAATCATTCGGTTGTACAATTAAAAGGAAAGATATGTAG
- a CDS encoding GxxExxY protein has protein sequence MAELLYKDLTEKIIKSFLEVYNLLGYGYSRDVYLEALYVEMRNHGLVFEREVLKDVFYKSNKVGQYKFDFVNEDKVLVRVETVERVNAANEFILVNQLKATNYEIGLLLNFGKRPEVKRKIFQNARKVFKKEL, from the coding sequence ATGGCAGAATTGTTGTACAAAGATTTGACTGAAAAGATTATCAAATCTTTTCTTGAGGTTTATAATTTGCTCGGTTATGGGTACTCAAGAGATGTGTACCTCGAAGCACTGTACGTCGAGATGAGAAACCATGGACTTGTTTTTGAGCGTGAAGTTCTTAAAGACGTATTTTACAAAAGCAATAAAGTAGGACAGTACAAATTTGATTTCGTAAATGAGGATAAAGTTCTGGTAAGAGTTGAGACTGTCGAGAGAGTTAATGCAGCAAATGAATTCATACTCGTTAATCAGTTAAAAGCTACTAATTATGAAATCGGTTTGCTCTTAAACTTCGGTAAAAGGCCGGAAGTAAAAAGGAAGATTTTTCAAAACGCAAGAAAAGTATTTAAAAAGGAGTTATAA
- a CDS encoding PAS domain S-box protein: MNTSIPQSILMHAPFGYAYHKIIKDKKGIPIDYQYIEINPAFEKMSGKKAKDVIGKKFTEIFSFESNENFNLISFCRIMSAKNGKHEFEYFSIHTNEWYKISSFNVKKDYFISYYTEIDKEKKSKENVLNVGDMINLVLENIPQAVFIQTDSKFAYVNKKCLKLYGAKSPSELVGKPVKERIHKDYHEIIESRIKKLNKKKEKVLLVEQVHKKIDGTYINVEVSGVPFRYNGLDGGMAFLRDITSYKKAEQKAHDINENLRITLNSIAEAVIATDIKGRITGMNPRAENMLGIKFADAENKVLNKFFVTIDSKTGKKSEDLIKKALITGDALCLSYGIKLITVKGEEFLITNSAAPIKDRKGDIVGAVIVFRDVTEENKMRESILLSEERFRRVTSIITDIVYSCTADKNGVYSINWMAGASEKICGYSINEIMSKKFWEFIVADEDNELFNKNVTGLKTGMQSVCKLRIKHKDGNIKWVESHAECVKSLKSNKESILYGSLKDITEKKRAEDELWVKDWAIESSTNAFVTSDMNGYLNYVNPAFLKMWGYSSESEVLGKNGVEFWKFKNEAKDLLKIVQDTGFWNGEFKGIKKDGSVFDVEVLTSRVVNNEGEGVCLQASYTDITERKKAENQIRENEERLKLALAVSKQGIYDLDIKSGKAIITPEYARMIGFEPEEFSESHEAWNSRLHPDDKERVIKLYEDYLNGLSTEYSVEFRDLTKSGEWKWILSTGKITEYDSFGKPLRMLGTHIDINERKKVEEENKKLAQIFESSLNEIFLLDSENLKFKYVNKAAINNLGYTLEELYDMTPLDLVPEDSLIQFLNFIDPSTKNTGDNYRHFIDVVSLLKTGKKEQFVFETFHRRKDGSIYDIEVHLQFMESGNEGYYVAVIIDISERKKAEEKLKTSDKIFTHSIEMLCITGYDGYLKVLNPAWTSTLGWSAEELLSKPWNEFVHPDDVDLMNKIKAEIIEGKGIYEFENRYRCKDGSYRILSWNSHPYPEEGIMFEVARDITSSRKTEQEYKKLFEEMLDGFALHEIICDEEGRPINYRFLAVNPMYEKMTGLNSKDIVGKTVLEVLPNLEKKWIERYGKVALTEEPIYFEDYAEELDKHYEVKAFSPLKNQFVTIISDITARKNAEIELIKEKEKVEETEKQFRILFENSPDIVALTDINGVFLDINRVTPGNKKEEILGTNIKDILTPEDKRDCDEAIKRALETGLPQTYEPRMKNPAGIYEYWNNRISAIRRENEEVLLVINFTNVTEQKKIEEEILNAKELSEANEIILRNQTEEIILNNERLESLLKISQFQTSSNQELLDFALEEAIQLTRSKIGYIYFYNGTTRQFTLNTWSKDVMSECNVENQGTIYDLDSTGCWGEAVRQRRSIILNDYEAENELKQGTPEGHVKLKKFLTIPVIVDNEIVAVAGVANKETDYDSPDERQLKLLMDNVWKISERLKLIENLKSAKQKAEESDKLKSAFLANMSHEIRTPMNGILGFLDLLKEPSLSEDSKSEYIKIVNQSGERLLNTINDIIEISKIEAGQLQLSFSDVNISEIMEYHYQFFKQQANDKGIELRITEQIQKEESIIISDKHKIDGILTNLIKNAIKFTSKGFIEFGNYVKENSLIFFVRDTGFGIPAEKVDAIFGRFVQGDLSPYTRSYEGSGLGLSIVKAYIELLNGKIWVESKLHEGSIFYFSLPYNPVSQTITISEPSEPIKYAFQKSDKILIAEDDDVSYEYIEKILSKEGLIIMRAANGEEAVNKAKGRNDISLILMDIKMPIMNGIDATKEIRKFNKDIPIIAQTAYAMIEDRRNALVAGCTDYISKPLSRTLLIYKLNNYLNKDKFNLKGI, from the coding sequence ATGAATACAAGTATTCCCCAGTCAATTTTAATGCATGCTCCGTTCGGGTATGCATACCATAAAATAATAAAAGACAAAAAAGGCATACCGATAGATTATCAATACATAGAAATAAACCCTGCCTTCGAGAAAATGTCGGGTAAAAAAGCAAAGGATGTTATTGGAAAAAAATTTACAGAAATATTTTCATTTGAATCGAATGAAAATTTTAATTTAATCTCATTCTGCAGGATAATGTCTGCAAAGAATGGAAAGCATGAGTTTGAATATTTTTCAATTCACACTAATGAATGGTATAAAATATCATCTTTCAACGTTAAAAAAGATTACTTCATATCATATTATACTGAAATTGATAAAGAAAAAAAGAGCAAGGAGAACGTTCTTAATGTCGGGGACATGATAAATCTTGTTTTAGAAAATATTCCACAAGCTGTCTTCATACAAACAGATTCAAAATTTGCTTATGTAAATAAAAAGTGTCTTAAATTATACGGAGCAAAAAGCCCGAGCGAACTAGTGGGTAAACCTGTAAAAGAAAGAATTCACAAGGATTATCACGAAATAATTGAATCACGAATTAAGAAATTAAACAAGAAAAAGGAAAAAGTACTCTTAGTAGAGCAAGTCCATAAGAAGATTGACGGCACGTACATTAACGTTGAAGTATCCGGAGTTCCTTTCAGATATAATGGTTTGGATGGTGGAATGGCTTTTTTACGAGATATTACTTCTTACAAAAAAGCAGAGCAAAAGGCACACGACATAAATGAAAATCTACGTATCACTTTAAACTCAATCGCAGAGGCAGTAATTGCAACTGACATTAAAGGACGAATAACGGGCATGAACCCGAGGGCTGAAAACATGCTTGGAATAAAGTTTGCCGATGCGGAAAATAAAGTTCTTAATAAATTTTTTGTTACTATTGACAGTAAAACCGGGAAAAAATCTGAAGACCTCATTAAAAAGGCATTAATCACAGGGGATGCTTTATGCCTTTCATACGGTATAAAACTTATCACAGTAAAAGGTGAAGAATTTTTAATAACAAATTCAGCAGCACCGATAAAGGATAGAAAAGGTGATATAGTTGGTGCAGTTATTGTATTTAGGGATGTTACGGAAGAAAATAAAATGCGTGAATCAATTTTGCTTAGTGAAGAAAGATTCAGAAGAGTTACTTCAATTATTACGGATATTGTTTATTCGTGCACTGCTGATAAAAACGGTGTTTACAGTATCAACTGGATGGCAGGTGCTTCGGAAAAAATTTGCGGATATTCAATCAATGAAATAATGTCAAAGAAATTCTGGGAATTTATTGTTGCAGATGAAGACAATGAGTTATTTAACAAAAATGTGACAGGCTTGAAGACCGGTATGCAGTCTGTTTGTAAATTAAGAATAAAACATAAAGACGGGAATATCAAATGGGTAGAATCTCATGCAGAATGCGTTAAAAGTTTGAAATCGAATAAAGAAAGTATTTTGTATGGTTCATTGAAAGACATAACCGAGAAGAAAAGAGCTGAAGATGAATTATGGGTAAAGGACTGGGCAATAGAATCATCGACTAATGCTTTCGTAACCTCAGATATGAACGGTTACCTGAACTATGTAAATCCTGCTTTTTTAAAGATGTGGGGATACAGCTCGGAATCTGAAGTACTGGGTAAAAACGGAGTAGAATTCTGGAAATTTAAAAATGAAGCAAAGGACTTATTGAAAATAGTGCAGGATACAGGTTTCTGGAATGGGGAGTTTAAAGGAATAAAAAAGGACGGCAGCGTTTTTGATGTAGAGGTATTGACAAGCCGGGTAGTAAATAATGAAGGTGAGGGTGTTTGTTTACAAGCATCATATACTGATATTACAGAAAGAAAAAAAGCAGAAAATCAAATTAGGGAAAATGAGGAAAGATTAAAGCTTGCTTTAGCTGTATCAAAGCAGGGTATATATGATTTAGACATTAAGTCTGGCAAGGCAATTATTACACCTGAATATGCAAGAATGATAGGTTTTGAACCAGAAGAATTTTCGGAGTCTCACGAAGCTTGGAACTCCAGGTTACATCCTGATGATAAGGAAAGGGTCATTAAGTTGTATGAAGATTATCTTAACGGACTCAGTACTGAATACAGTGTAGAATTCAGAGATCTAACAAAATCGGGAGAATGGAAATGGATACTTTCGACGGGAAAAATCACTGAATATGATAGTTTTGGAAAGCCTTTAAGAATGTTAGGGACGCACATTGATATAAATGAACGAAAAAAGGTAGAAGAAGAGAACAAAAAACTTGCACAGATATTTGAAAGCTCACTAAACGAGATATTTCTACTTGATTCAGAAAACCTGAAATTCAAGTATGTGAACAAAGCAGCTATTAATAACTTAGGGTATACTCTTGAGGAGCTTTATGATATGACTCCATTAGACCTTGTGCCTGAAGACAGTTTAATACAATTTCTTAATTTTATAGACCCCTCAACAAAGAATACAGGAGATAATTACAGACATTTTATAGATGTAGTATCTCTGTTGAAAACGGGTAAAAAAGAGCAGTTTGTATTTGAGACATTTCATAGACGAAAAGACGGTTCTATTTACGATATAGAAGTTCACCTGCAGTTTATGGAGTCAGGGAATGAAGGATATTACGTTGCAGTAATCATCGATATATCAGAACGTAAAAAAGCTGAAGAAAAACTTAAGACGAGCGACAAGATATTCACACACTCGATTGAAATGTTATGTATCACGGGTTATGACGGATATTTAAAAGTACTAAATCCTGCATGGACGAGTACACTCGGCTGGAGTGCGGAGGAACTATTATCGAAACCATGGAATGAATTCGTTCATCCGGATGATGTAGATTTAATGAATAAAATTAAGGCGGAAATAATTGAGGGAAAAGGAATTTATGAATTTGAGAACAGATACCGATGCAAAGACGGCAGTTATAGAATACTCTCATGGAATTCACATCCATATCCAGAGGAAGGAATAATGTTTGAAGTAGCCAGAGACATAACAAGCAGCCGCAAAACAGAGCAGGAATACAAGAAATTATTTGAAGAAATGCTTGATGGATTTGCATTACATGAAATAATCTGCGATGAAGAAGGCAGACCGATTAATTATAGATTTCTTGCAGTGAATCCAATGTATGAAAAGATGACGGGATTAAATTCGAAAGATATAGTTGGAAAGACGGTTCTCGAAGTATTGCCTAATTTAGAAAAGAAATGGATAGAAAGGTACGGTAAAGTTGCATTAACAGAAGAGCCAATATATTTTGAGGATTATGCAGAAGAACTCGACAAACATTATGAAGTGAAGGCATTCAGCCCGTTAAAGAACCAATTTGTCACAATAATCTCTGATATAACCGCAAGAAAGAATGCGGAAATAGAACTTATAAAGGAGAAGGAGAAAGTTGAGGAGACAGAAAAGCAATTCAGAATATTGTTTGAGAACTCACCTGATATTGTAGCATTAACTGATATTAACGGAGTATTTCTTGATATAAACAGAGTAACTCCTGGAAATAAGAAAGAAGAAATACTGGGCACAAACATAAAAGATATTCTAACGCCTGAAGATAAGAGAGATTGTGATGAAGCAATTAAAAGAGCATTGGAGACAGGACTACCTCAAACATACGAGCCAAGGATGAAAAATCCAGCGGGTATATATGAATACTGGAATAACAGGATATCAGCGATAAGGAGAGAAAATGAAGAAGTACTTTTGGTAATTAATTTTACGAATGTAACTGAACAGAAGAAGATTGAAGAAGAGATATTAAATGCAAAAGAACTTTCAGAAGCGAATGAAATAATACTACGGAATCAAACGGAGGAGATAATTTTAAACAATGAGCGACTTGAGAGCCTGCTAAAGATTTCACAATTTCAGACGAGTTCCAATCAAGAGCTGCTTGACTTTGCGCTTGAAGAGGCAATTCAATTGACACGCAGTAAAATTGGATATATTTATTTCTACAATGGAACAACGAGACAATTCACGTTGAACACGTGGTCAAAAGATGTGATGAGTGAATGCAATGTAGAAAATCAGGGAACAATATATGACCTAGACAGCACAGGCTGCTGGGGAGAGGCAGTTCGGCAGAGACGTTCGATTATTTTAAATGATTATGAGGCGGAAAATGAATTAAAACAGGGTACGCCTGAGGGTCATGTGAAGTTGAAGAAATTCTTGACTATACCAGTAATTGTTGACAATGAAATAGTAGCGGTAGCGGGTGTTGCTAACAAAGAGACAGATTATGATTCACCGGACGAACGTCAGTTAAAATTGCTGATGGACAATGTATGGAAGATATCAGAAAGACTTAAACTAATTGAGAATCTGAAAAGTGCAAAACAAAAAGCAGAAGAGAGCGACAAGTTGAAATCGGCATTTCTTGCTAACATGAGTCACGAGATAAGAACACCAATGAACGGTATATTAGGATTTCTGGACTTGCTGAAAGAGCCGAGTTTGAGCGAGGATAGCAAGAGCGAATATATAAAGATAGTAAATCAAAGCGGAGAACGCCTGCTGAACACGATAAATGATATAATAGAAATATCAAAAATTGAAGCGGGGCAACTCCAGCTTAGTTTTAGTGATGTGAATATATCTGAAATAATGGAATATCATTACCAGTTTTTTAAACAACAGGCGAATGATAAGGGAATAGAATTAAGAATTACGGAGCAGATTCAGAAGGAAGAATCGATAATAATATCGGATAAGCATAAAATAGACGGGATACTGACAAATTTAATAAAGAATGCAATTAAGTTTACGAGTAAAGGATTTATAGAATTTGGAAATTACGTTAAGGAGAACAGTCTAATATTTTTTGTTCGTGATACGGGATTCGGTATACCAGCAGAAAAAGTCGATGCAATATTCGGGAGGTTTGTACAGGGTGATTTATCGCCATACACACGTTCATATGAGGGGTCGGGTTTGGGATTATCGATAGTTAAAGCATACATTGAATTGTTGAACGGTAAAATATGGGTTGAATCAAAGTTACATGAAGGAAGCATATTTTATTTTTCATTACCTTACAATCCTGTTTCGCAAACGATAACAATATCAGAGCCGAGCGAGCCGATTAAATATGCTTTCCAAAAAAGCGACAAAATATTGATAGCGGAAGATGATGATGTAAGTTATGAATACATCGAGAAGATACTGAGTAAGGAAGGATTGATAATAATGAGAGCAGCGAACGGCGAGGAGGCTGTTAACAAAGCAAAAGGACGGAATGATATTTCATTGATATTGATGGATATTAAAATGCCAATAATGAACGGGATTGATGCCACAAAGGAGATAAGAAAATTTAACAAGGACATACCAATTATAGCGCAGACTGCTTATGCAATGATCGAAGACAGGAGAAATGCTTTAGTAGCAGGATGTACTGATTATATTTCAAAGCCATTGAGCAGAACACTGCTAATCTACAAATTAAATAATTATCTTAATAAAGATAAATTTAATTTGAAAGGAATATAA
- a CDS encoding AEC family transporter, translated as MGNIILIFICLLAGVLLRKIKSFPNDAHKVLNFIVINISLPALALLYIPQVEVTSQIIYPAASMYIVFGFALCFFVLLAKVFKWDKQTTGSLIMTAGLCNSSFVGFPVLVTMFGNESLKTGVIIDQVGSFVILATFGVIVSSFYSSRDFSTKKMIKDILTYPSFIATILAMFLKMVGFVHTETTSFILEKLGGLIVILAIISVGLQLKVSLRHLPYRELFVGLLFKLILAPSLIFLIYFIIMNQRGMEIDVSLVESAMPPMVMGSVMAVTYDLNPKLANLMVGLGIPVSFITLFLWYLLVMSLR; from the coding sequence ATGGGAAATATAATATTAATTTTCATTTGTTTACTTGCCGGAGTGCTACTTCGAAAGATTAAATCATTTCCCAATGACGCTCATAAAGTACTGAACTTTATCGTAATTAATATATCACTGCCTGCTTTAGCTCTACTCTACATACCGCAGGTTGAAGTCACGTCACAGATTATATATCCCGCGGCTTCGATGTATATAGTTTTTGGGTTTGCACTGTGTTTCTTTGTATTGCTTGCAAAAGTATTCAAGTGGGACAAACAGACAACCGGTTCACTTATTATGACTGCAGGACTATGCAATTCGTCATTTGTTGGATTCCCTGTTTTAGTGACAATGTTCGGAAATGAAAGTCTTAAGACCGGTGTAATAATTGATCAGGTTGGAAGTTTTGTCATTCTCGCAACATTCGGAGTTATAGTGTCTTCTTTTTACTCATCAAGGGATTTCAGCACAAAAAAGATGATTAAAGATATACTTACTTACCCTTCGTTTATTGCGACAATTTTAGCTATGTTCTTAAAAATGGTTGGCTTTGTTCATACTGAAACGACCTCTTTTATTCTTGAAAAACTAGGCGGATTAATAGTCATTCTCGCAATAATATCTGTTGGATTGCAGTTGAAAGTATCACTGAGACATTTACCATACAGGGAGCTTTTTGTTGGACTTTTATTCAAACTAATACTCGCACCTTCCTTAATTTTTTTGATTTACTTTATTATTATGAATCAAAGGGGAATGGAAATAGATGTTAGTCTCGTTGAATCAGCAATGCCGCCGATGGTTATGGGTTCTGTGATGGCAGTCACTTATGATTTGAACCCGAAGCTTGCGAACTTAATGGTTGGACTGGGAATACCGGTATCGTTTATTACTTTATTTTTGTGGTATTTGCTTGTAATGTCACTGAGGTAA
- the pepT gene encoding peptidase T, which produces MKQEIKERFFRYIKIDTQSDESSETFPSTKKQFDLLNLLNKELQEFGLKSEIDEHGYVMATLPSNIKKKVPVIGFVAHVDTSPDMSGENVNPLVWENYDGGDITINKELKLVLSTELFPDLKEYKGDTIITTDGTTLLGADDKAGITEIMTAVKYLIDHPEIKHGEIKIGFTPDEEIGRGVDFFDVKKFGAEFAYTMDGSHVGELEFENFNAAKLTVNIQGRNVHPGYAKDKMLNSMLIAMEYNALLPPNMRPEFTTGYDGFYHLISMNGTVENTTITYIVRDHDRTKFESKKVFAQQCADFLNKRYGKDVVKAELKDQYFNMREKVEPVYHIVEVAKQAMIELGIEPKIMPIRGGTDGSRLSYMGLPCPNVFAGGINFHGKFEYVPLESMEKATNVVIKIAELYAKKDW; this is translated from the coding sequence ATGAAGCAGGAAATTAAGGAAAGGTTTTTCAGGTACATAAAGATAGACACTCAGTCTGATGAGAGTTCTGAAACCTTTCCAAGCACAAAAAAACAATTTGATTTGTTGAATCTACTGAATAAAGAGCTGCAGGAATTCGGGCTTAAGTCGGAGATTGACGAGCACGGTTACGTTATGGCAACTCTTCCATCAAATATAAAGAAGAAAGTTCCCGTCATAGGTTTTGTTGCGCACGTCGATACGAGTCCGGATATGTCAGGAGAGAACGTTAATCCGCTTGTCTGGGAAAATTACGACGGAGGGGATATTACCATCAATAAGGAATTGAAACTTGTTCTTTCTACGGAACTCTTCCCTGATTTAAAAGAGTATAAAGGCGATACAATTATTACGACTGACGGTACAACATTGCTCGGAGCAGATGATAAAGCCGGGATAACAGAAATTATGACTGCTGTCAAGTATCTTATTGACCATCCTGAGATAAAACATGGAGAAATTAAAATCGGCTTCACTCCCGACGAGGAAATCGGAAGAGGAGTTGATTTTTTCGACGTTAAAAAATTCGGTGCTGAGTTTGCCTATACTATGGATGGAAGCCATGTCGGAGAACTTGAATTTGAAAACTTTAACGCCGCTAAACTTACCGTTAACATTCAAGGCCGAAATGTACATCCAGGTTACGCAAAAGATAAAATGCTTAACTCTATGCTGATTGCGATGGAATACAATGCATTACTTCCTCCGAACATGCGTCCTGAATTCACAACCGGGTACGACGGATTCTATCACCTTATAAGTATGAACGGTACTGTTGAAAATACCACAATCACTTATATCGTTCGCGATCACGATAGAACTAAATTTGAGAGTAAAAAGGTGTTTGCTCAGCAGTGTGCTGATTTCCTTAATAAGAGGTATGGTAAAGATGTCGTAAAAGCTGAACTAAAAGACCAATACTTCAACATGAGGGAAAAAGTTGAACCTGTTTATCACATTGTAGAAGTAGCCAAACAAGCGATGATTGAACTTGGCATTGAACCAAAGATTATGCCGATTCGCGGCGGCACAGACGGCTCAAGACTTTCCTACATGGGTCTTCCTTGTCCGAATGTCTTCGCTGGTGGTATAAACTTCCACGGCAAGTTTGAATATGTTCCGCTTGAGTCCATGGAAAAAGCAACAAACGTTGTTATTAAAATAGCAGAACTCTACGCCAAAAAGGACTGGTAA
- a CDS encoding oligopeptide transporter, OPT family has product MSEHFSTGVKGLPENAYRELKEGELYVPLMSPKSIVPEVNIWSVFWGLLMAIIFSAAAAYLGLKIGQVFEAAIPIAIIAVGLAFITKRKNALGENVIIQSIGASSGVIVAGAIFTIPALYILGLEVQFYQVFLSSLLGGFLGILFLIPFRKYFVSDMHGKYPFPEATATTEVLVSGEKGGSQAKLLLVSGLIGGIYDFIIATFGWWSEVFTTRVFAFGSELAEKSKLIFKINVGSAVLGLGYIVGLKYAAIICAGSFIGWYMIIPIINYFAPGITVPLGANITKLVGAMSPEDIFRAYVRPIGIGGIAMAGVIGIIRSSKIIKSAFGLAVKEIFGKHEGKHEILRTQKDLPMGIIVAGVLLVAVIVFVFFMFGVVDNIGYAFLGLAIVMVIAFLFTTVAANAIAIVGTNPVSGMTLMTLIISSVIMVSVGLTGNVGIVASMIIGGVVCTALSMAGGFITDLKIGYWLGSSPYKQESWKFLGTVLSAATVGGVIIILNQTYGFKGDNALVAPQANAMAAVIEPMMSGKPAPWMLYAAGAFMSLILTMIGVPALAFALGMFIPLELNTPILLGGIIANFVSKRSKDEKLNNARRERGTLIASGFIAGGALMGVISAVLKFSGINYVNEAWFESHSAEVLALAMLVILCVYFIWDSLRGKPDAD; this is encoded by the coding sequence ATGTCAGAACATTTCTCTACCGGAGTAAAAGGTTTACCGGAAAATGCATACAGGGAATTGAAAGAGGGTGAGCTTTACGTACCTCTTATGTCTCCCAAAAGCATAGTACCCGAAGTAAACATTTGGTCCGTTTTCTGGGGATTGCTTATGGCGATCATATTCTCAGCAGCAGCTGCATATCTTGGATTAAAGATTGGTCAGGTCTTTGAAGCTGCTATACCTATTGCTATTATTGCTGTTGGGTTAGCATTCATAACCAAGAGGAAGAACGCTCTTGGAGAAAATGTTATTATTCAGTCAATTGGAGCAAGTTCAGGGGTTATTGTAGCGGGTGCAATATTTACAATTCCCGCACTTTATATTCTTGGTCTTGAAGTTCAGTTCTATCAAGTATTTTTATCTTCACTTCTCGGTGGATTTCTTGGAATTCTATTTCTTATTCCATTCAGAAAATATTTTGTTTCGGATATGCACGGGAAGTATCCATTTCCTGAAGCGACTGCAACTACAGAAGTACTCGTATCGGGAGAAAAAGGCGGAAGTCAGGCAAAGCTCCTGCTTGTCAGCGGTTTGATAGGCGGTATATACGATTTTATTATAGCAACTTTCGGCTGGTGGAGTGAAGTTTTCACGACGAGAGTGTTTGCGTTCGGAAGCGAATTGGCAGAAAAATCAAAGCTGATTTTTAAGATTAATGTTGGTTCGGCTGTACTCGGACTCGGGTATATTGTCGGTTTAAAATATGCAGCGATTATCTGTGCGGGTTCATTTATCGGATGGTACATGATAATTCCTATAATCAATTATTTCGCTCCGGGAATAACCGTTCCGCTTGGAGCGAATATTACAAAACTTGTCGGGGCGATGTCCCCTGAAGATATATTCAGAGCATACGTTAGACCTATTGGTATAGGCGGAATTGCAATGGCTGGAGTAATTGGTATAATCAGGTCGTCAAAGATAATCAAATCTGCATTCGGTCTTGCAGTAAAAGAAATTTTCGGAAAACATGAAGGAAAGCATGAGATACTGAGAACACAGAAAGATCTGCCAATGGGAATTATAGTTGCTGGTGTTCTTCTTGTTGCAGTCATAGTCTTTGTTTTCTTTATGTTTGGAGTCGTTGATAATATCGGATACGCATTTCTCGGACTTGCAATTGTTATGGTAATAGCATTCTTGTTTACAACTGTTGCCGCTAATGCTATAGCAATCGTCGGAACAAACCCTGTTTCGGGTATGACGCTAATGACGCTTATTATTTCTTCTGTCATTATGGTGTCAGTCGGTTTAACGGGTAATGTCGGTATTGTAGCCTCAATGATAATTGGGGGTGTTGTCTGTACTGCTCTTTCAATGGCAGGCGGATTTATAACAGATCTAAAAATTGGTTACTGGCTCGGTTCTTCTCCTTACAAGCAGGAATCATGGAAGTTTCTCGGTACAGTACTATCAGCTGCCACAGTCGGAGGTGTTATAATTATTTTAAACCAGACATACGGGTTTAAAGGAGATAATGCACTGGTAGCTCCGCAGGCTAATGCAATGGCGGCTGTAATAGAGCCAATGATGTCCGGTAAGCCTGCTCCGTGGATGCTCTACGCTGCAGGTGCTTTCATGTCATTGATTCTAACAATGATCGGAGTTCCCGCACTCGCTTTTGCACTCGGGATGTTTATTCCTCTTGAACTTAATACACCGATATTACTCGGCGGTATTATAGCAAACTTTGTTTCTAAGAGAAGCAAAGACGAGAAGTTGAACAATGCAAGACGCGAAAGAGGAACACTGATTGCATCAGGCTTTATTGCAGGAGGTGCATTAATGGGTGTAATAAGTGCAGTTCTAAAGTTCAGCGGAATCAACTACGTGAATGAAGCATGGTTTGAATCACATTCGGCTGAAGTACTTGCACTTGCAATGCTTGTAATACTTTGTGTATATTTTATTTGGGATTCTTTAAGGGGGAAGCCGGACGCAGATTAA